A genome region from Mesorhizobium sp. B2-1-8 includes the following:
- the ruvC gene encoding crossover junction endodeoxyribonuclease RuvC, giving the protein MGDAIRIIGIDPGLRRTGWGIVESLGNSLRFVASGTVRSEDKAALATRLCQLHDGLAEVLHQAMPHEAAVEQTFVNKDAVATLKLGQARGIAMLVPARAGLVVAEYAPNAVKKAVIGVGHGDKKQIHMMVKVLLPKAIFDTEHAADALAIAICHAHHRQSAAYRLAALAS; this is encoded by the coding sequence ATGGGGGACGCGATTCGCATCATCGGTATCGATCCGGGGCTCAGGCGCACCGGCTGGGGCATCGTCGAGAGCCTCGGCAATTCGTTGCGTTTTGTCGCTTCGGGTACCGTGCGCTCCGAGGACAAGGCGGCGCTGGCGACGCGGCTCTGCCAACTGCATGACGGGCTCGCCGAAGTCCTGCATCAGGCCATGCCGCATGAGGCCGCCGTCGAACAGACCTTCGTCAACAAGGACGCCGTTGCGACGCTGAAGCTCGGCCAGGCACGCGGCATCGCCATGCTGGTCCCGGCGCGGGCGGGCCTCGTCGTCGCCGAATATGCGCCCAATGCGGTGAAGAAGGCGGTGATCGGCGTCGGCCACGGCGACAAGAAGCAGATCCACATGATGGTGAAGGTGCTGCTGCCGAAGGCGATCTTCGACACCGAACACGCCGCCGACGCGCTGGCCATCGCGATCTGCCACGCGCATCACCGGCAGAGTGCTGCCTATCGGCTGGCGGCATTGGCATCATGA
- a CDS encoding DUF1465 family protein has translation MNEPSKGIAKTVKLAERRVFSHSFKPLYQEGMGLVEQAAEYLDGKGRAEAKKLSRLAATLYAAESMRLTTRLMQVASWLLLQRAANSGEMTRDQVASEKSKVRLDTASAHDEAAGWAELPNDFLDLVNRSLRLQALVRRMDEEIYGAGAVVDVQPVARRPNPVSDQISLLNTAFARN, from the coding sequence ATGAACGAGCCTTCGAAGGGCATTGCGAAAACCGTGAAGCTGGCGGAGCGCCGGGTTTTTTCGCACTCCTTCAAACCGCTTTACCAGGAAGGCATGGGACTGGTCGAACAGGCGGCGGAGTATCTCGACGGCAAGGGCCGGGCCGAGGCCAAGAAACTGTCGCGGCTGGCGGCCACGCTCTACGCGGCCGAATCGATGCGGCTGACCACCAGGCTGATGCAGGTCGCCTCGTGGCTGCTTTTGCAGCGCGCGGCGAATTCCGGCGAGATGACCCGCGACCAGGTCGCATCGGAAAAGTCCAAGGTGCGCCTCGACACCGCTTCCGCCCATGACGAGGCGGCCGGCTGGGCCGAACTGCCGAATGATTTCCTCGACCTCGTCAACCGGTCGCTGCGCCTGCAGGCATTGGTGCGCCGCATGGATGAAGAGATCTACGGCGCCGGCGCGGTGGTCGACGTGCAGCCCGTCGCTCGCCGACCCAATCCGGTCTCGGACCAGATCAGCCTGCTCAACACGGCGTTCGCCCGCAATTAA
- a CDS encoding inositol monophosphatase family protein — protein MARSALLNVMVQAAMKAGRSLSRDFGEVQNLQVSMKGPGDYVSQADRKAEDIVFAELSKARPGYGFLMEERGAIAGDDSQHRWIVDPLDGTTNFLHGIPLFAVSIALERQGQIVAGVIYNPAMDELYTTERGGGAFMNDRRLRVAGRTKLVDTVIGCGVPHLGRGHHGNFLVELRNVMAEVSGIRRMGSASLDLAYVAAGRMDGFWEVGLSAWDIAAGLLLIREAGGFASDMDGGQDMLDTGTVVAGNEIIQRALLKTVKKPLSPR, from the coding sequence ATGGCACGCTCCGCCCTCCTCAACGTCATGGTCCAGGCCGCAATGAAGGCCGGCCGCTCGCTGTCGCGCGACTTCGGCGAGGTCCAGAACCTGCAGGTCTCGATGAAGGGTCCCGGCGACTATGTCAGCCAGGCCGACCGCAAGGCCGAGGACATCGTTTTCGCCGAGCTGTCGAAGGCGCGCCCGGGCTACGGCTTCCTGATGGAAGAGCGCGGCGCCATCGCCGGTGATGACAGCCAGCACCGCTGGATCGTCGACCCGCTCGACGGCACCACCAATTTCCTGCACGGCATTCCGCTTTTCGCCGTCTCGATCGCGCTCGAGCGCCAGGGCCAGATCGTTGCCGGCGTCATCTACAATCCGGCCATGGATGAGCTCTATACGACCGAACGCGGCGGCGGCGCCTTCATGAATGATCGCCGCCTGCGCGTCGCCGGCCGCACCAAGCTTGTCGACACGGTGATCGGCTGCGGCGTGCCGCATCTCGGCCGCGGCCACCACGGCAATTTCCTTGTCGAACTGCGCAACGTCATGGCCGAGGTCTCCGGCATACGCCGCATGGGCTCCGCCTCGCTCGATCTTGCCTATGTCGCCGCCGGACGCATGGACGGGTTCTGGGAAGTCGGCCTGTCGGCCTGGGACATCGCCGCCGGCCTGCTCTTGATCCGCGAAGCGGGCGGCTTCGCCTCCGACATGGATGGCGGACAGGACATGCTCGACACCGGCACGGTCGTCGCCGGCAACGAGATCATCCAGCGCGCATTGCTGAAGACGGTGAAAAAGCCGCTCTCGCCGCGCTGA
- a CDS encoding DMT family transporter, with product MNDTVRGTVEMSAAMAILGTIGWFVIMSGQPIMDVVFWRCAFGALTLLIICASLGLLRTRLSLRVIGLAALGGAAIVINWLLLFSAFSRASISIATAVYNTQPFMLVGFGALLFAERLTLTKLTWLAIAFAGMVLIVGAAPDAGDVGTNYFAGILMALAAAFFWAVAAIVTKKLKGTPPHLIALIQVCVGVVMLAPFANLSHLPADPWSWAMLATLGIVHTGLMYILMYGAIQKLPTHLQGSLSFIYPVVAILVDVTAFGHRLHLSQVVGAAAILIAAAGMNLGWTLWKPRPSAASPQPTK from the coding sequence ATGAACGATACTGTACGCGGCACGGTCGAAATGTCGGCGGCAATGGCGATCCTGGGAACGATCGGATGGTTCGTCATCATGTCCGGTCAGCCGATCATGGATGTGGTGTTCTGGCGCTGCGCGTTCGGCGCGCTGACGCTGCTCATCATCTGCGCTTCGCTTGGATTGTTGCGCACCAGGCTGTCGTTGCGCGTCATCGGCCTCGCGGCACTGGGCGGCGCGGCGATCGTCATCAACTGGCTGCTCCTGTTCAGCGCGTTCTCGCGCGCCTCCATCTCGATCGCCACCGCGGTCTACAACACGCAGCCCTTCATGCTGGTCGGCTTCGGCGCGCTGTTGTTCGCCGAGCGGCTGACATTGACCAAGCTGACCTGGCTGGCAATCGCCTTCGCCGGCATGGTGCTGATCGTCGGGGCCGCCCCCGATGCCGGCGATGTCGGTACGAACTATTTCGCCGGCATTCTGATGGCCCTGGCCGCCGCCTTCTTCTGGGCTGTCGCCGCCATCGTCACCAAGAAGCTCAAGGGCACGCCGCCGCATCTGATCGCACTCATCCAGGTCTGCGTCGGCGTAGTCATGCTGGCGCCCTTCGCCAATCTCTCGCATCTTCCGGCCGATCCATGGAGCTGGGCCATGCTGGCGACGCTCGGCATCGTCCACACCGGCCTGATGTACATCCTGATGTACGGCGCCATCCAGAAGCTGCCGACGCATCTGCAGGGATCGCTGTCCTTCATCTATCCGGTCGTTGCCATCCTGGTCGATGTCACCGCTTTCGGCCATCGGCTGCATCTCAGCCAGGTCGTCGGCGCCGCCGCCATCCTGATCGCCGCCGCCGGCATGAATCTCGGCTGGACATTGTGGAAACCGAGACCGTCCGCCGCGAGCCCACAGCCGACCAAGTAA
- a CDS encoding Lrp/AsnC family transcriptional regulator: MLDDLDRNLLEILVRDARTSLKDLAAQVGLSSPSVSERLRRLEERGVIRAFTVEIDPLALGYTLQAIVRIKPLPGKLHIVQKLIEEIEEFGECDKVTGDDCFVARLYVRSIGDLDGILDRIADKAETSTAIIKAQPIRRRPPPLGLPSGSGA, from the coding sequence ATGCTGGACGATCTCGACCGAAATCTGCTGGAAATCCTTGTCAGGGATGCGCGAACCTCACTGAAGGATCTGGCGGCCCAGGTCGGGCTGTCGTCGCCGAGCGTTTCGGAGCGTCTGCGGCGGCTCGAGGAACGGGGCGTCATCCGGGCGTTCACCGTCGAGATCGACCCGCTGGCGCTCGGCTATACGCTTCAGGCGATCGTGCGGATCAAACCTTTGCCGGGCAAGCTGCACATCGTCCAGAAGCTGATCGAGGAGATTGAAGAGTTCGGCGAATGCGACAAGGTGACGGGAGATGACTGTTTCGTCGCCCGGCTGTACGTGCGCTCGATCGGCGACCTCGACGGCATTCTCGACCGTATCGCCGACAAGGCCGAGACCAGCACCGCCATCATCAAGGCACAGCCGATCCGGCGGCGACCGCCGCCCCTGGGGTTGCCGTCGGGCTCAGGGGCTTGA
- a CDS encoding class I SAM-dependent methyltransferase: MAQNIYDQPDFFAGYSQLGRSVEGLEGAAEWPALRAMLPDVAGLRIVDLGCGFGWFCRWAHDQGAADVLGLDLSEKMLARARAAGPDTGITYERANLDQLSLPQSGFDLAYSSLALHYVEHIARLFRTVHQALSPGGHFVFSTEHPIYMTPTNPGWSIDGEGKKTWPVDRYLVEGPRKTDWLAKGVVKHHRTIGTTLNTLIRTGFTIEHVEEFRPTDAQIAAMPDLAEELERPMFLLVSARR, encoded by the coding sequence ATGGCGCAGAACATTTACGATCAACCGGATTTCTTCGCGGGCTACAGCCAGCTTGGCCGCTCGGTCGAAGGCCTCGAAGGCGCCGCCGAGTGGCCGGCGCTTCGCGCGATGCTGCCTGATGTCGCAGGCCTGAGGATCGTCGACCTCGGCTGCGGCTTCGGCTGGTTCTGCCGCTGGGCGCACGATCAAGGCGCGGCCGACGTCCTTGGGCTGGACCTGTCGGAGAAGATGCTGGCCCGGGCGAGGGCCGCCGGCCCGGACACCGGCATCACCTATGAGAGGGCCAACCTCGACCAGCTAAGCCTGCCGCAAAGCGGCTTCGATCTCGCTTACAGCTCGCTCGCCTTGCACTATGTCGAGCATATTGCGCGCCTGTTCAGGACCGTGCACCAGGCCCTGTCGCCCGGCGGCCATTTCGTCTTCTCGACGGAGCATCCGATCTACATGACGCCGACCAATCCGGGCTGGTCGATCGATGGGGAGGGGAAAAAGACCTGGCCTGTCGACCGGTATCTGGTGGAAGGGCCACGCAAGACCGACTGGCTGGCCAAGGGGGTGGTGAAACATCACCGCACCATCGGCACCACGCTCAACACGCTGATCCGCACGGGTTTCACAATCGAGCATGTCGAGGAATTCCGTCCAACGGACGCGCAGATCGCGGCCATGCCGGACCTTGCGGAAGAGCTCGAGCGGCCGATGTTCCTGCTGGTTTCGGCGCGCCGATAG
- a CDS encoding PIN domain-containing protein, whose amino-acid sequence MTSIGIDTNVLLRMVLNDDAEQRAKALAFGKGLSEDTPGFVSLIVLVEFSWSLISRYRMSREQVLAAIQRLLKIRTLVFEDFDAIVIALERSNMPQVDFADALIAEHNRNAGCSHTVTFDLRAARAIASMELLA is encoded by the coding sequence GTGACGTCGATAGGCATCGATACGAACGTTCTGCTTCGAATGGTGCTGAACGATGATGCCGAGCAAAGGGCAAAAGCCTTGGCTTTCGGCAAAGGCCTTAGTGAGGATACCCCAGGCTTTGTCAGCCTGATCGTCCTGGTCGAGTTCAGTTGGTCGCTGATTTCTCGCTACAGGATGTCCAGGGAACAAGTCCTGGCGGCAATTCAAAGACTGCTGAAAATCAGAACGCTGGTTTTCGAGGATTTCGATGCCATCGTGATCGCGCTCGAAAGGTCCAACATGCCGCAGGTTGACTTTGCCGATGCGCTCATCGCCGAACACAACCGAAATGCGGGCTGTTCCCACACAGTCACTTTCGATCTGCGGGCTGCAAGGGCCATTGCAAGCATGGAATTGCTGGCATGA
- a CDS encoding thiamine phosphate synthase: MNDATPPNRCRIVLIAPPGVPATRIAAAFDGGDVASLILPENGMDEASFQAFAEQVVPAAQAAGVAVIIAGDTRIAGRVQADGIHVEVSKAELAETIEHFQVKMMVGAGGAKTRDDALELGEARPDYIFFGRFGYDNKPEPHPRNLSLGQWWAQMIQIPCIVEAGSDLASVETVAATRAEFVALSSAVFADGVDPKAAITRANALLDETAPRFED; this comes from the coding sequence ATGAATGACGCAACGCCCCCCAACCGCTGCCGCATCGTACTGATCGCGCCGCCCGGCGTGCCGGCCACCCGCATCGCTGCCGCGTTCGACGGCGGCGACGTCGCCTCGCTGATCCTGCCCGAGAACGGCATGGACGAGGCCTCCTTCCAAGCGTTCGCCGAACAGGTCGTGCCAGCCGCGCAGGCCGCGGGCGTGGCCGTCATCATCGCTGGCGACACCCGCATCGCGGGCCGGGTCCAGGCCGATGGCATCCATGTCGAGGTTTCCAAGGCCGAGCTTGCCGAGACGATCGAGCATTTCCAGGTGAAAATGATGGTCGGCGCCGGCGGCGCCAAGACCCGCGACGACGCGCTGGAGCTCGGCGAGGCCAGGCCCGATTACATTTTCTTCGGCCGCTTCGGCTACGACAACAAGCCCGAGCCGCATCCGCGCAATCTGTCATTGGGGCAATGGTGGGCGCAGATGATCCAGATCCCCTGCATCGTCGAGGCCGGTTCCGATCTTGCCTCCGTCGAAACGGTGGCAGCCACACGCGCCGAATTCGTCGCGCTGTCGAGCGCCGTGTTTGCCGATGGCGTCGATCCGAAGGCGGCAATCACCCGGGCCAATGCGCTGCTCGACGAAACAGCGCCGCGCTTCGAGGATTGA
- a CDS encoding sulfite exporter TauE/SafE family protein, whose translation MSDLLLDPWFYAAAVPAVILVGLSKGGFGGAVGFVGVPLMALTMPPVQAAAILLPILCLMDIVSVWTWWGVYDRKMLVDMMPGAVVGIGLGWLTAALVTEEAVRLIVGAVAIIFVLRWLYLQFRHGSDHAAEPNRVAAALWGTVAGFTSFVAHVGGPPFQVYALPIRLDPKVLSGTAAIFFAATNALKLIPYFALGQFDTANLTASAVLMPLAPLSTIAGAWLVRRMRPEIFYPFTYATVAVVAVKLLWDGIAGLM comes from the coding sequence ATGTCAGACCTGCTTCTCGATCCGTGGTTCTACGCGGCCGCCGTCCCGGCGGTCATTCTGGTCGGCCTGTCCAAGGGCGGCTTCGGCGGCGCCGTCGGTTTCGTCGGCGTGCCGCTGATGGCGCTGACCATGCCGCCGGTCCAAGCGGCCGCCATCCTGCTGCCTATCCTGTGCCTTATGGACATCGTCTCGGTGTGGACGTGGTGGGGCGTGTACGACCGCAAGATGCTGGTCGACATGATGCCGGGCGCCGTCGTTGGCATCGGGCTTGGCTGGCTGACGGCGGCACTGGTCACCGAGGAAGCGGTGCGGCTCATCGTCGGCGCCGTTGCCATCATCTTCGTGCTGCGCTGGCTTTACCTGCAATTTCGTCATGGTTCCGACCATGCGGCCGAACCCAATCGCGTGGCCGCGGCCCTATGGGGCACTGTCGCCGGGTTCACCAGCTTCGTCGCCCATGTCGGTGGCCCGCCCTTCCAGGTCTATGCCTTGCCCATCCGGCTCGACCCCAAGGTGCTGTCGGGCACGGCAGCGATCTTCTTTGCCGCCACCAACGCGCTGAAGCTCATCCCCTATTTCGCGCTCGGCCAGTTCGACACCGCCAATCTGACGGCATCGGCGGTGCTGATGCCGCTGGCGCCGTTGTCGACCATTGCCGGTGCATGGCTGGTGCGGCGGATGCGGCCGGAGATCTTTTATCCCTTCACCTATGCGACCGTGGCGGTCGTGGCCGTGAAGCTCCTGTGGGACGGGATCGCCGGCCTCATGTAG
- a CDS encoding AbrB/MazE/SpoVT family DNA-binding domain-containing protein produces MGACASLTSKGQLTIPKDVRDALSLKAGDMIAWTVVDGYLIGTPRNLDFVDLAGFLGDPPGGPASLEEIDAAVRDAVGRHVVGDAPKGGHEGDA; encoded by the coding sequence ATGGGTGCTTGCGCAAGCCTGACATCGAAAGGCCAGCTTACCATCCCGAAGGACGTCAGGGATGCGCTGTCGCTGAAGGCGGGTGACATGATCGCCTGGACGGTAGTGGATGGCTACTTGATCGGGACGCCACGCAATCTCGACTTTGTCGACCTAGCGGGATTCCTGGGAGATCCGCCCGGCGGCCCGGCTTCGCTCGAGGAAATCGATGCAGCGGTTCGGGACGCGGTTGGACGGCATGTTGTCGGGGACGCGCCGAAGGGCGGGCATGAGGGCGACGCGTGA
- the ruvB gene encoding Holliday junction branch migration DNA helicase RuvB — MSLSPRLIAPEKRGEDAEQTLRPQTLDDFVGQAAVRANLKVFIEAAKGRKEALDHVLFVGPPGLGKTTLAQIMARELGVNFRSTSGPVIAKAGDLAALLTNLEEGDVLFIDEIHRLNPAVEEILYPAMEDFQLDLIIGEGPAARSVKIDLARFTLVAATTRLGLLTNPLRDRFGIPVRLNFYTVEELEQIVRRGARILQMPLGNDGALEIARRARGTPRIAGRLLRRVRDFASVAGDGHVDRLIADEALTRLEVDALGLDALDRRYLGMIARNFGGGPVGIETIAAGLSEPRDAIEDIIEPYLIQQGFIQRTPRGRMLTANAWRHLGLDAPKDLAQQQINLFQEE; from the coding sequence ATGAGCCTTTCCCCCCGTCTCATTGCACCGGAAAAGCGCGGCGAGGATGCCGAACAGACCTTGCGGCCGCAGACGCTCGACGATTTTGTCGGCCAGGCGGCGGTGCGGGCCAATCTCAAAGTGTTCATCGAGGCCGCCAAGGGCCGCAAGGAGGCGCTCGACCATGTGCTGTTCGTCGGGCCGCCGGGGCTGGGCAAGACGACGCTGGCGCAGATCATGGCGCGTGAGCTCGGCGTCAATTTCCGCTCCACCTCCGGGCCGGTCATCGCCAAGGCAGGCGATCTCGCGGCGCTGCTGACCAATCTCGAAGAAGGCGATGTGCTGTTCATCGACGAGATCCACAGGCTCAACCCGGCAGTGGAGGAAATCCTCTACCCGGCGATGGAGGATTTCCAGCTCGACCTGATCATCGGCGAGGGACCGGCGGCGCGCTCGGTCAAGATCGACCTTGCCCGGTTCACCCTGGTGGCAGCCACCACGCGGCTCGGCCTGCTCACCAATCCATTGCGTGACCGCTTCGGCATTCCAGTGCGGCTCAACTTCTACACGGTCGAGGAGTTGGAGCAGATCGTGCGGCGCGGCGCGCGCATCCTGCAGATGCCGCTCGGCAACGACGGCGCGCTCGAGATCGCGCGGCGCGCGCGCGGCACGCCGCGCATTGCCGGACGGCTGTTGCGGCGCGTGCGCGATTTCGCCTCGGTCGCCGGTGACGGCCATGTCGACCGCCTGATCGCCGACGAGGCCTTGACCCGGCTCGAAGTCGACGCACTCGGGCTCGACGCGCTCGACCGCCGCTATCTCGGCATGATCGCGCGCAATTTCGGCGGCGGGCCGGTCGGCATCGAGACCATCGCGGCGGGCCTGTCCGAGCCGCGCGACGCCATCGAGGACATTATCGAACCCTATCTGATCCAGCAGGGCTTCATCCAGCGCACGCCGCGCGGCCGCATGCTGACCGCCAACGCCTGGCGCCATCTCGGCCTCGACGCGCCGAAGGATCTGGCGCAGCAGCAGATCAATCTGTTCCAGGAAGAGTAG
- the efp gene encoding elongation factor P, whose translation MAKINGNEIRPGYVIEHDGGLWVAVRTNTVKPGKGGAYNQVELKNLINGTKLNERFRSAETVEQIRLDLKDFSFLYEQEDALVFMDTQSYEQLELNKDFVGDRAAFLQDGMMVTVQLYEERPIGISLPDYVTLTITEADPVVKGQTAASSYKPAVLENGIRVLVPPFIGAGERIIVDTNEITYVRRAD comes from the coding sequence ATGGCCAAGATCAATGGCAACGAAATCCGTCCCGGCTATGTCATCGAACACGATGGCGGCCTCTGGGTGGCGGTCAGGACCAACACCGTCAAGCCCGGCAAGGGCGGCGCCTACAACCAGGTCGAACTGAAGAACCTCATCAACGGCACCAAGCTCAACGAGCGCTTCCGTTCGGCCGAGACGGTCGAGCAGATCCGGCTCGACCTGAAGGACTTTTCCTTCCTCTACGAGCAGGAAGACGCGCTGGTGTTCATGGACACGCAAAGCTACGAGCAGCTCGAATTGAACAAGGATTTCGTCGGCGACCGCGCCGCGTTCCTGCAGGACGGCATGATGGTGACGGTTCAGCTCTACGAGGAGCGGCCGATCGGCATTTCGCTGCCCGACTATGTGACGCTGACCATCACCGAGGCGGATCCGGTGGTGAAGGGCCAGACGGCGGCGTCCTCCTATAAGCCGGCGGTGCTGGAAAACGGCATTCGCGTGCTGGTGCCGCCCTTCATCGGCGCCGGCGAACGCATCATCGTCGACACCAACGAAATCACTTACGTGCGCCGCGCCGACTGA
- a CDS encoding tetratricopeptide repeat protein produces MIQAAAAETMPLPQPKPDTGVHTDKPIENQLPQPATTAEPAPLPSADSVNPDRFGAKPADAAYGAFQRGLYKTAYNLALVRAQNGDPAAQTLVAEILSRGLGVPLNSAEAAKWYALAAEQGVPESQFQYALMLLDGRYVKKDTKGAYALMQAAAEAGNQLAQFNFAQMLVQQDPGDAGLAKAVSYYERAAATGLADAQYAMSQIYANGVGGKPRDDAQARRLLAQAARQNYDTAQIDLAAWMIEGRGGARDLKSAFGWTKQAAEGGNVAAQNRLAKLYMQGIGTDPDLVLAGAWYIVARRAGLIDQEMDDFLQGLSDDQTKQALQKANRLP; encoded by the coding sequence ATGATCCAGGCCGCCGCCGCCGAAACTATGCCCTTGCCGCAGCCCAAGCCTGACACCGGCGTGCACACCGACAAGCCGATCGAAAACCAGCTGCCGCAGCCCGCCACCACGGCGGAGCCCGCACCGCTGCCCTCGGCCGACAGCGTCAATCCCGATCGTTTCGGCGCCAAGCCGGCCGACGCCGCCTATGGCGCCTTCCAGCGCGGGCTCTACAAGACCGCCTACAATCTGGCGCTGGTCCGTGCGCAGAATGGCGACCCGGCGGCGCAGACGCTGGTGGCCGAGATCCTGTCGCGTGGCTTGGGTGTGCCGTTGAACTCGGCCGAGGCCGCGAAATGGTACGCGCTTGCCGCCGAGCAGGGCGTGCCCGAATCGCAGTTCCAATATGCGCTGATGCTGCTCGACGGCCGCTACGTCAAGAAGGACACGAAGGGGGCCTATGCCTTGATGCAGGCCGCCGCCGAAGCCGGCAACCAGCTGGCGCAATTCAATTTCGCGCAGATGCTGGTCCAGCAGGATCCCGGCGACGCCGGCCTGGCCAAGGCGGTTTCCTATTATGAGCGCGCAGCGGCGACCGGTCTCGCCGATGCGCAATACGCCATGTCGCAGATCTATGCCAACGGCGTCGGCGGCAAGCCGCGCGACGATGCGCAGGCACGGCGGCTGCTGGCGCAGGCCGCCCGTCAGAACTACGACACCGCGCAGATCGATCTCGCCGCCTGGATGATCGAGGGCCGCGGCGGCGCGCGCGACCTGAAATCGGCTTTCGGCTGGACGAAGCAGGCCGCCGAAGGCGGCAATGTCGCGGCCCAGAACCGCCTGGCAAAACTCTATATGCAAGGCATCGGCACCGATCCGGACCTCGTGCTCGCCGGTGCCTGGTACATCGTCGCCCGCCGCGCCGGCCTCATCGATCAGGAGATGGACGATTTCCTGCAAGGGCTGAGCGACGACCAGACCAAGCAGGCCCTGCAGAAGGCGAACCGGTTGCCCTGA
- the ruvA gene encoding Holliday junction branch migration protein RuvA, producing the protein MIGKLMGTLDEVDEDFCLVDVHGVGYVAYCSVRTLAALPSPGEAVVLFIETYVREDMIRLYGFQSQLEREWFRLLMNNVPGVGAKVALAILSTLAPADLANAIALRDIAMISRAPGVGKKVAERIVTELKNKAPAYAGAASGTIGLKQELGEGVAPAPITDAVSALVNLGYSRDTAANAISAALKTAGEDADASKLIRFGLKELAR; encoded by the coding sequence ATGATCGGCAAGCTCATGGGTACGCTCGACGAGGTCGACGAGGATTTCTGCCTCGTCGACGTGCACGGCGTAGGCTACGTCGCCTATTGCTCGGTGCGCACGCTCGCCGCGCTGCCTTCGCCCGGCGAGGCGGTGGTGCTGTTCATCGAGACCTATGTGCGCGAGGACATGATCCGGCTCTACGGCTTCCAGTCGCAGCTCGAGCGCGAATGGTTTCGGTTGCTGATGAACAACGTGCCGGGTGTCGGCGCCAAGGTGGCGCTGGCCATCCTGTCGACGCTGGCGCCGGCCGACCTCGCCAATGCCATTGCACTGCGCGACATCGCCATGATTTCCCGCGCCCCTGGCGTCGGCAAGAAGGTGGCCGAACGCATCGTCACCGAATTGAAGAACAAGGCGCCGGCCTATGCCGGTGCCGCTTCGGGCACGATCGGCCTGAAGCAGGAACTCGGTGAAGGCGTGGCGCCGGCGCCGATCACCGACGCTGTCTCGGCCCTGGTCAATCTCGGCTATTCGCGCGACACCGCCGCCAATGCGATATCGGCGGCGCTGAAGACGGCGGGTGAGGACGCAGATGCCTCGAAACTGATTCGCTTCGGACTGAAGGAATTGGCACGGTGA
- a CDS encoding DUF2269 family protein gives MDWYSIVKLLHILSATLWVGGGFTLMVLATLADRAGNIQGTLQAMRATGELGNRFFAPMSMLTLAFGLIMCSFWVGFSDLWVLIGLAGYATTFCIGMFVFKPTADRMAAMIARDGVTPAALACGHRILRAARFDYAVMLVIITDMVLKPTLHDFAVLAGMVLVLAAGAAMALGRPRRMVPSAA, from the coding sequence ATGGATTGGTATTCCATCGTCAAATTGCTGCACATCCTTTCGGCGACGCTTTGGGTCGGCGGCGGCTTCACGCTGATGGTGCTGGCGACGCTGGCGGATCGTGCCGGCAACATCCAGGGAACGCTGCAGGCGATGCGCGCCACCGGCGAGTTGGGCAACCGCTTCTTCGCGCCGATGTCGATGCTGACATTGGCCTTCGGATTGATCATGTGCTCGTTCTGGGTCGGCTTCTCCGATCTCTGGGTCCTGATCGGCCTTGCCGGCTACGCCACGACCTTCTGCATCGGCATGTTCGTTTTCAAGCCGACCGCCGACCGCATGGCCGCGATGATCGCCAGGGACGGCGTGACGCCCGCAGCCCTTGCCTGTGGCCACCGCATCCTGCGGGCGGCTCGCTTCGATTATGCGGTCATGCTTGTCATCATCACCGACATGGTTCTGAAGCCGACCCTGCACGACTTCGCTGTCCTGGCGGGCATGGTGCTGGTCCTTGCCGCCGGTGCCGCGATGGCGCTCGGCCGGCCAAGACGCATGGTGCCAAGCGCCGCCTGA